The DNA window ttaaatgtatttctgcTTTAAGCCTTGTTGGAATGTTCTAAAAATAAGTCTATCTAGccctatttttattatttattgttattattattatttattattttttagaggGTCGGGAATGGTAACTTCTACCTGTAACATACTTACCGACAAGTCTAATATACCCTTTACTCCAACATTAAAGGGTATAATTTATCGAAAGTTATAAACGAAGAATTTAGAGATTTGATAAGTTGACTAAAGCAAAAAAGTACCAAGTAAACACATAATAACCATTATCTTTCAAGTTGATTTACTTTCGATGGACTACTTATCAAGCTGGATTATCAGCATCAAACTTTAACATTTGTATAATTATACTTGACGAAAGTATCTTACATTGATTTCTGAATACAGATAAATTTACCCGATTAGAGTTTCGTAATTTGATTACTTCGATTTATTTTGTCGCTGGACTTGATTAGATACGAAAAACGGCTGAGTAAGCATGATTTgcatttgattaaaaaaactGCTGATCAAGCGTTACTAGAACTTTTAAAGATCTTTTTCTGAAGAATTTTTTCTTGACGATACGTATATTGATAAATACAGTGATAGAATGGTTAGTGgactttaaattacaaaatttctCTTAAGAGCTTAGTATCATAATTTAGATATTGTTGTTGataataatgataaaaaattaaatcttttcaATGTAAATatccattttaaataaaaaaaaatgtttactaaaaacttttaagtcctaaaatgtttaataattaattttgactagaagttataaaataaataaataaattaaatatttcgtgAAACGCATTtaagaattcaaaaatttgacTTCCCATTCTTTAGAGTATTTAATTGCCATAACTAAAAATCTAAGGGCTTGCTGAACTTTCGACTGTTTCTGATAAGACCTTCTCACAAACAAAGACCTTTATTTGCTATAAACTTCCTATAAATACAGCTTTTTGGTTAAGAACTTTGCAGTCTTTCAGAGTTTGTGATTGAGAACAGGTCTGTGGAGTATTTAAAAGCATGGCAGGATCAACCGCGACCTATAGTGAGACGGATAGAATATGGAGTGGGGCCAAAAGGACATCAACCTACAACCAAGACACTTCTGTGGGTAAAATCATATTCAATACCATGAAAACTTGGCCGAAGAATGTGTGTCAGGTAAGTTAAGCAAGCCAGATATGTGAGGATACAGTGGCTTATATCTTTAAATTCGAAACAGATAAACGATGTTGATGGGTTGGAGGTGACCTATGAGCAAGCACTTTCATGGGCCATACGGATTGCTCAGTTCTTCAAAAAACGTGAACTGGGTCACAAGGATGTCATTGGCATTGCTATGCAAAGCTCTACATATTCCATGCCATTGGGAGTGGCATGTCTTCTAAATGGAACACCCTTCCATTCTATTAGTACCTTGCTAGACGAGGGTAAGTATAAACATATCTTTTTGAAATTGGTTCATCAATCACAGAACCTCCTATTCAGCTACCACTGCCCATGTGTTCTCCATAACGAAGCCAAAACTGATATTCTGCGATGGAACCGATGTTAGAAAGATCCAAGCTGCCACTATTGGTTGGTCTCCAGATATCTATACCCTCACTGATCACGTTGAAGGAGTACTGAGTATTGAAACCCTACTGGATCCCACAGCCACTGAAAGAATGTACCAGTTAGTATTGGTCCTTAACTTAGACCATTGATATTGGTAACTTAACAAAGATTATTTTAGGCCAGAGCCTCTTAAGGAGGGAGCCGGTCAAACTGTGGTGATCCTGTGCTCATCGGGAACCACTGGCCTGCCCAAGGCTGTCTGCATATCTAATGGCAGCCTGATAAATGACACCATGTGAGTTGGAGGCCATATAATGCTAGACTTTCATAAAGTTTATCATAATGTATTCTTCCAGGGTGGGCTGCAATGAAGTGGTTATCTATACACCCAGTTGCCTGGACTGGTTGACCGGACTCGTAACGTTTATCTTCAATACAGTTTTGGGTGTCACCCGAGTCATAACAAACAAACCCTTTACCCCCGAGTATTTTGTGGAAATAGTTAAGAAGTACAAGATCCATGTGGCAGTACTGCCCCCCAGATATCTCTCCGCCCTTACAAGTAGCCCCCATGCCACGCCAGAGGCCCTGGCCTCCATCAAGAACATCCACTATACCGG is part of the Drosophila biarmipes strain raj3 chromosome 2R, RU_DBia_V1.1, whole genome shotgun sequence genome and encodes:
- the LOC108022200 gene encoding uncharacterized protein LOC108022200, with the translated sequence MAGSTATYSETDRIWSGAKRTSTYNQDTSVGKIIFNTMKTWPKNVCQINDVDGLEVTYEQALSWAIRIAQFFKKRELGHKDVIGIAMQSSTYSMPLGVACLLNGTPFHSISTLLDEATTAHVFSITKPKLIFCDGTDVRKIQAATIGWSPDIYTLTDHVEGVLSIETLLDPTATERMYQPEPLKEGAGQTVVILCSSGTTGLPKAVCISNGSLINDTMVGCNEVVIYTPSCLDWLTGLVTFIFNTVLGVTRVITNKPFTPEYFVEIVKKYKIHVAVLPPRYLSALTSSPHATPEALASIKNIHYTGGWVSSATLKKAQELCNCAILSCGYGMTEMGIVTSNAGIHNLSSVGRPVPGVRMRIVDEEGKNLTYNQVGELYVHTDLHWNGYYGNPEETHKLRDSEGWYHTGDLGYFDEHNFLYIVDRKKEMLRYEYLSYWPTEIESVISKLPQVQEVCVVGIYDERVGDEAGALVVKVPGSEISAQDIVDHVAKHLPAKEKQLYSGVQFTEKLPSSANGKTLRKASREEFLAKRGANT